One genomic segment of Sminthopsis crassicaudata isolate SCR6 chromosome 4, ASM4859323v1, whole genome shotgun sequence includes these proteins:
- the LOC141541152 gene encoding trace amine-associated receptor 3 → MDITYIPSDLSSCPKFGNKSCPPTSRPLSTRVIMYSFMTGAMFITIFGNLVIMISISHFKQLHSPTNFLILSMATTDFLLGFVIMPYSMVRSVESCWYFGDGFCKFHASFDMMLSLTSIFHLCSIAIDRFYAVCYPLHYTTKMTTSTIKRLLAFCWSAPAIFSFGLVLSEANVSGMETYEILVACFKFCALTFNKFWGTILFTTCFFTPGSIMIGIYGKIFIVSKRHARVISNMPKNTKEDSGKNISKKKDRKAAKTLGIVMGVFLACWLPCFIAVLVDPYLGYSTPMVVLDLLVWLGYFNSTCNPLIHGFFYPWFRNALKYILSGKIFSSHSGTANLFPEAH, encoded by the coding sequence ATGGATATTACTTACATTCCTTCTGACTTATCCAGTTGTCCAAAATTTGGGAATAAATCCTGCCCACCTACCTCCAGACCACTTTCTACTCGAGTCATAATGTACTCATTCATGACAGGAGCCATGTTTATCACTATCTTTGGAAACCTTGTTATAATGATTTCCATATCTCATTTCAAACAGCTTCATTCCCCTACCAACTTCCTGATCCTCTCCATGGCAACTACTGACTTTCTGCTGGGATTTGTCATTATGCCTTATAGCATGGTCAGATCAGTAGAGAGCTGTTGGTATTTTGGAGATGGTTTTTGTAAATTCCATGCAAGCTTTGACATGATGCTGAGTCTTACttccattttccatctctgtTCTATTGCAATTGATCGGTTTTATGCTGTCTGCTACCCTTTGCACTACACCACCAAGATGACCACATCCACAATAAAGAGACTGCTGGCTTTTTGCTGGTCAGCACCAGCCATCTTCTCATTTGGTTTGGTCTTGTCGGAAGCTAACGTATCAGGCATGGAGACCTATGAGATTCTTGTTGCTTGCTTCAAATTCTGTGCTCTCACTTTCAACAAGTTCTGGGGAACTATACTGTTTACTACCTGTTTCTTTACTCCTGGCTCCATTATGATTGGTATCTATGGGAAAATCTTTATAGTTTCCAAACGACATGCTAGAGTAATTAGCAACATGcctaaaaatacaaaagaagataGTGGAAAAAATATCTCTAAGAAAAAAGACAGGAAGGCAGCCAAGACTCTGGGCATTGTAATGGGGGTGTTTCTAGCTTGCTGGTTACCATGTTTCATTGCTGTTTTGGTTGACCCGTATTTAGGCTATTCTACTCCTATGGTAGTGCTAGATCTTTTAGTGTGGCTTGGGTATTTCAATTCTACCTGCAATCCATTAATTCATGGCTTTTTTTACCCTTGGTTTAGGAATGCACTTAAGTACATTTTGTCAGGAAAAATCTTTAGTTCACACTCAGGTACCGCAAATCTGTTCCCTGAAGCCCATTAA